From Perognathus longimembris pacificus isolate PPM17 chromosome 4, ASM2315922v1, whole genome shotgun sequence, one genomic window encodes:
- the LOC125349918 gene encoding gamma-crystallin E: MGKITFYEDRGFQGRHYECSSDHSNLQPYFSRCNSVRVDSGCWMLYEQPNYSGCQYFLRRGDYPDYQQWMGLSDSIRSCRLIPYASSHRIRIYEREDYRGQMVEISEDCSSLQDRFHFGDFHSFHVLEGYWILYEMPNYRGRQYLLRPGDYRRYHDWGAMNARVGSLRRVMDFY, translated from the exons ATGGGCAAG ATCACCTTCTACGAGGACCGGGGCTTCCAGGGCCGCCACTACGAGTGCAGCAGCGACCACTCCAACCTGCAGCCCTACTTCAGCCGCTGCAACTCGGTGCGCGTGGACAGCGGCTGCTGGATGCTCTATGAGCAGCCCAACTACTCGGGCTGCCAGTACTTCCTGCGGCGGGGCGACTACCCCGACTACCAGCAGTGGATGGGCCTCAGCGACTCCATCCGCTCCTGCCGCCTCATCCCCTAC GCCAGCTCCCACAGGATCCGGATCTACGAGCGGGAGGACTACCGAGGCCAGATGGTCGAGATCTCCGAGGACTGCTCCTCTCTCCAGGACCGCTTCCACTTCGGGGACTTCCACTCCTTCCACGTGCTGGAGGGCTACTGGATCCTCTATGAGATGCCCAACTACCGGGGCCGCCAGTACCTGCTGAGGCCGGGGGATTACAGGCGCTACCACGACTGGGGCGCCATGAACGCCAGGGTGGGCTCTCTGCGGAGAGTCATGGATTTCTATTGA